The window TAGAGCAGAAGCTCGGCGCCCATCAGTGCCATGACGCGCGCGCATTCGGGATACCACTGGTCCCAGCACACCCCCACGCCCACGCGCACGACCTCGCCGTTCACCGGAACGTCCCAGACCTTGAACCCGTCGTTGCCCGGGCGGAAGTAGTACTTCTCCTCGTAGCCCGGCCCGTCGGGAATATGGCTCTTGCGGTAGGTCCCCATGATCGCGCCGTCCGGTCCGATCACCGCGAGCGTGTTGTAGTAGTGGTGCCCGTCCTTCTCGAAGAAGCTGGTGGGAATCGTCACCTTCCACTTCGCCGCCAGCTCACGCATGGCGATGACGGAAGGATGAGCCTCGGTCGGACGCGCCAATGCGAAAAGCTCTTCCTCTTCGGTCTTGCAGAAGTAGGGGCCCGAGAACAGTTCGGGTGGCAGGATCAGCTGCGCGCCCTTGCCCGCTGCCTCCTCGACGAGCGCGGAGACAGCGGCGATGTTCTCGGCCTCGACCTGCGAGCCGAGGGGAAGCTGGAGTGCGGCGACGGTGATGGTGCTCATGGGCCGGGCCGATATCAGTCCCGCTTGCGGAAAAGAAGCGTCATGCGGTCGCTTTCACCGATGGCCGCATACTTGGCCTTATCCTGCTCCTTGAGCGCGAACTGCGGCGGCAGCGTCCACACGCCGCCTTCCCAGTTGGCGGGGTCCTTGGCGTTGGCATTGATCTCCGAGCTGGCGACGAGCTCGAAGCCGTTAAGCTCCATCAGCCGCACGACATCGGCCTGGCGCAGGTAACCCTTGCTGCCATTGGTATAGCTGAAGGGCGCATCGGCCTTGGCGCGGTGCTGGACAACGCCCAGCAGGCCATCGTCCTTGAGGAGCGTGCGCATGGCCTTGATTTCGGAATCCGCGATGTTCCAGTTCATCATGTTGTGCAGCATGCGGAAGAGGACGATGCGGTCGTACGAGCCCTTCTCGGCATCGGGAATGTCCTTCAGCGTCATGCCCGAGACCGAATCGGGATCGACGCCGGTCCATTCGACGACCTTGCCCGGAAAAGCCGCAGCCGATTCGGCGAGCTTGCTTCCATCGAAGGGCACCACGTCCGGGTTGAAGTAGAGGCCGGTCAGATGCCCCTCCTCGGCAAGGTAGGGGGCCAGCATGCGCGAATACCAGCCGCCGCCCGGTGCGTATTCGCCGACCTTCATGTCGGGCGCAACGCCCATGAACTTAAGGGTTTCCACGGGGTGGCGGTAGACATCGCGGGCGCGGTCGTCCTTGCGGGCTGGGGTGGCGGCCGCAAGTTCGAGCAGCGCCTCGCAGCCATTGCACGAGACGACTTCGGCGCCATCCTCGGCCGCATCAGCCGTGACCGGGGCCGCGATCAGCCCAAGACAGGTGGAAAGAGCAAGCATGAAACGGCGCATCGGTATCCTCCTAGGCAGGGCGCGGGCTCCATCCGGAAGGGAGTGTCCACGCGCTAATTCCCTGAAGCGCGAACCTAGTGTCCGCCCGGCCAATGACAAGCACGGTTTCGATCCCTATCTGCACAGGGTACCCCCCCGATCACAAGGACAGGACAGATCATGGAAACAGCCATCGTGGCAGGCGGATGCTTCTGGTGCACCGAAGCGGTATTCCGCGACGTCATCGGCGTCACCGAAGTCGAGAGCGGCTATATCGGCGGCACCACCGAGAACCCGACCTACAAGGAGGTATGCACGGGCGCGACCGGCCATGCCGAAGGCGTGCGCCTGACGTACGATCCGGCCGCCATCTCCTATGCCCAGATCCTCGACGTGTTCCTGGGCACGCACGATCCGACGCAGCTCAACCGCCAGGGCAATGACGTGGGCACGCAGTACCGCTCGGCGATCTTCCCCCTCGACGATGCGCAACGCGCCGAAGCCAAGGCCGCGATCGCACGTGCGGGCGAGGCCAACACGGCTCCGGTGGTGACCTCCATCGAGGGGCCCGCGACCTGGTACCCGGCCGAGGACTATCACCAGGAGTACTGGGAAGGCGAAGGCCAGCGCAATCCCTACTGCATGGCCGTGATTCCGCCCAAGCTGATGAAACTTCGCAAGAGTTTCCAGAACGCCGTAAAAAGCGAAAAGGCCTGACGCCTACCGTGCACGAAGGACTGTCCTTGGACGGGACAGTCCTTCAATTAACCTTTATACAATTGCCAAGTCCTAGTAAGCGAACCGAAAGTCCGGCATCCGCCGTTAACCCAGGTTTTCCTTACTCCATGACCGATATTCGCAAGATTGCCCTTGGCGTGGCCACCCTGGCCGCAGCCCTCGCCCCTTCGGCCGTTCTTGCCGACTCGATCCCGATGGTCTCGGGGCTCGACATTCTGCGAACCTGGAACCTGGTAGTCCTGGGCGACCTCGATTCCACCTCGGAAGTCGAAGGCAAGACCTGGGTCGGAGGAAACCTCACCGGATCGTCCTCGAACTACCAGATTTCGGGCAGCGTCGACAATTCGAACGGCGTTTCGGGGCTGACCGTCGTTGGCGATGTCACCGGCAACATCAAGAACCTCAACAACGGATCGGGCGCCATTGTCGGCGGCAACGTAGCGAGCGGGTTCAACCTCAATGGCGGCACGCAGACGGTGCTGGTCGGCGGATCGATCAGCAACACCAACGTGAACAGTAACGTGGTGCAGGCGGGCCTTGGCGCCAGCGATCCCGCCTTCATCCAGAACCTCACCCAGCAAAAGAGCCTGATTTCCACCTCCACCCAGGAACTTTCCTATACGCTGGGTCAGATGGCGGCGACCAACACGGTCGCGATCAACGGCAACCGCGCGACCTTCACGGCAACGCCCGGAGCCGACGGTACGGCCGTCTTCAACATCACCGCGGCACAGCTCGACAGCGTGGGTGAGATTTCGTTCGACACCGGCGGCGCGGACACCGTCATCGTCAATGTCTCGGGCAAGTCGATCACGCTCAACGACAACTTCCTCGGCGATGCGAGCGGCCTTGGCGAGAACGTGATCTGGAACTTCCCCGAGGCCGAGGAACTGACCCTCTCGACCGCGTGGAAAGGCTCGGTCCTCGCTCCGCACGCGAACGCGCGCACGGGCAACTACATCGAGGGTTCGGCCGTCTTCGGCAGCCTCGACCAGGACGGCGAGATGCACGTGGGCACCTTCGCAGGTGGCTGGGACCCCAGCGGCGATCCCCACAGCGGCTCGACCTCGGGCGGCAGCACCTCGGGCGGAACCGATGTACCCGAGCCGGGCATGCTGCTGCTCTTCGGCCTTGGCCTGGGCGGCCTTGCCCTGATGGTGCGCCGCCGCCGCGCCCTCGTGGGCTGAAAAGAACACCGGTGAAAGGGTGATTCCGAGGGCCATCGCCCTCGGGCACCCCAAACTGTCTAGCACAGTGTGCTCGCGCGGTGCTGGCGGAGGTGGGAAAGGCTGTTATCCGGAAAATTGAGGGGCGAAGCCCCTCTAGAATGATCCGAGGCGTGCCCTCACC is drawn from Novosphingobium decolorationis and contains these coding sequences:
- the aguB gene encoding N-carbamoylputrescine amidase — translated: MSTITVAALQLPLGSQVEAENIAAVSALVEEAAGKGAQLILPPELFSGPYFCKTEEEELFALARPTEAHPSVIAMRELAAKWKVTIPTSFFEKDGHHYYNTLAVIGPDGAIMGTYRKSHIPDGPGYEEKYYFRPGNDGFKVWDVPVNGEVVRVGVGVCWDQWYPECARVMALMGAELLLYPTAIGSEPYDATLDTSRMWRRAMIGHSVSNCMPVIAANRIGVETECGTEQTFYGHSFISDEWGDYVTEFGKQETGVLVATLDLARAAKHRAGMGFFRDRRPQLYGRIAQDV
- a CDS encoding class I SAM-dependent methyltransferase, with the translated sequence MRRFMLALSTCLGLIAAPVTADAAEDGAEVVSCNGCEALLELAAATPARKDDRARDVYRHPVETLKFMGVAPDMKVGEYAPGGGWYSRMLAPYLAEEGHLTGLYFNPDVVPFDGSKLAESAAAFPGKVVEWTGVDPDSVSGMTLKDIPDAEKGSYDRIVLFRMLHNMMNWNIADSEIKAMRTLLKDDGLLGVVQHRAKADAPFSYTNGSKGYLRQADVVRLMELNGFELVASSEINANAKDPANWEGGVWTLPPQFALKEQDKAKYAAIGESDRMTLLFRKRD
- the msrA gene encoding peptide-methionine (S)-S-oxide reductase MsrA; this encodes METAIVAGGCFWCTEAVFRDVIGVTEVESGYIGGTTENPTYKEVCTGATGHAEGVRLTYDPAAISYAQILDVFLGTHDPTQLNRQGNDVGTQYRSAIFPLDDAQRAEAKAAIARAGEANTAPVVTSIEGPATWYPAEDYHQEYWEGEGQRNPYCMAVIPPKLMKLRKSFQNAVKSEKA
- a CDS encoding choice-of-anchor A family protein, producing MTDIRKIALGVATLAAALAPSAVLADSIPMVSGLDILRTWNLVVLGDLDSTSEVEGKTWVGGNLTGSSSNYQISGSVDNSNGVSGLTVVGDVTGNIKNLNNGSGAIVGGNVASGFNLNGGTQTVLVGGSISNTNVNSNVVQAGLGASDPAFIQNLTQQKSLISTSTQELSYTLGQMAATNTVAINGNRATFTATPGADGTAVFNITAAQLDSVGEISFDTGGADTVIVNVSGKSITLNDNFLGDASGLGENVIWNFPEAEELTLSTAWKGSVLAPHANARTGNYIEGSAVFGSLDQDGEMHVGTFAGGWDPSGDPHSGSTSGGSTSGGTDVPEPGMLLLFGLGLGGLALMVRRRRALVG